A single region of the Pontimicrobium sp. SW4 genome encodes:
- a CDS encoding ArsC/Spx/MgsR family protein translates to MKKIYFLKTCNTCIRIIKELNLPSDFVLQDIKEQSITVSQLEEMHKLAGNYEALFSKRAKLYKEMDLKNQSLKEADYKHYILDHYTFLKRPVIILDNQIFIGNSQKTIKAAKSQIEKL, encoded by the coding sequence ATGAAAAAAATATACTTTTTAAAAACTTGTAATACGTGCATACGTATTATTAAGGAGCTTAATCTTCCTTCTGATTTTGTGCTTCAAGACATCAAAGAACAATCAATTACTGTTTCTCAGTTAGAAGAAATGCATAAATTAGCAGGTAATTATGAAGCTCTTTTTAGCAAAAGAGCTAAGCTTTATAAAGAAATGGATTTAAAAAACCAGTCGCTTAAAGAAGCCGATTATAAACACTACATTTTAGATCATTATACTTTTTTAAAACGTCCAGTAATTATTTTAGACAATCAAATTTTTATTGGTAACTCACAAAAAACTATTAAAGCAGCTAAGTCTCAAATTGAAAAATTGTAG
- a CDS encoding DinB family protein → MNYQFDITLKNRTILNSFFEKCSLEELNKVPEGFNNNIIWNLAHVIVTQQLLVYGLSGLPMMTNDDLVAKYRKGTKVEGNVTQKEVEEIKGLLFSTLKQTEEDYKKGVFKQYNTYTTSTNSTMTNVEEAIAFNNFHEGIHLGYILALKRAL, encoded by the coding sequence ATGAATTACCAATTTGATATCACTTTAAAAAACAGAACTATTTTAAACTCTTTTTTTGAGAAATGTTCATTAGAAGAACTGAACAAAGTTCCAGAAGGATTCAACAACAACATCATTTGGAATTTAGCACATGTAATAGTAACTCAGCAGCTTTTAGTGTATGGCTTATCTGGATTGCCTATGATGACAAATGATGATTTAGTGGCCAAATATAGAAAAGGCACGAAAGTAGAAGGAAATGTTACGCAAAAAGAAGTTGAAGAGATTAAGGGTCTATTATTTTCTACATTGAAACAAACCGAAGAAGATTATAAAAAAGGAGTATTTAAACAATATAACACTTATACAACATCTACCAATAGTACAATGACAAATGTTGAAGAAGCAATTGCTTTTAATAATTTTCATGAAGGCATTCACCTAGGGTATATTTTAGCATTAAAAAGAGCATTATAG
- a CDS encoding sodium:proton antiporter produces the protein MDYFSVVAVLTVLSAVFGYINVKFLKLPITIGLMIITIVFTLIIVVIGQFDDTLLIREKELISQIDFKTVLLDIMLSFLLFAGALHTNFAQLKVQRWPVFVFATLGVLMSTFLVGIIMFYVLQLVGLQVDFIYCLLFGALISPTDPIAVLGILKKAGVPKKLETKIVGESLFNDGVGVVIFLTIFKIAEGGSDVTLGYITEMFAVEVLGGIVLGLILGWITYRMMRSIDDYEVEVIITIAAVMGGTLLAQSLHMSAPLAMVTAGLIVGNDTVRNSAMSEITEAYVDKFWELIDVFLNTILFVMIGMEMLVLTFEGSYIIAGLLGIPIVLLARFVSLWGPIKFFDKKLEFVPNTNIIMTWGGLRGGISIALALSLTQEMHKELFLVITYIIVAFSIIGQGLTVEPIVKKLTKPKD, from the coding sequence ATGGATTATTTTTCAGTAGTAGCAGTCTTAACAGTTTTATCGGCAGTTTTCGGATATATAAATGTTAAGTTTTTAAAATTACCAATTACCATAGGTTTAATGATTATTACAATTGTATTTACTCTTATAATTGTGGTTATTGGTCAATTTGATGATACCTTATTAATTAGAGAAAAAGAACTCATCTCTCAAATAGATTTTAAAACTGTGTTACTTGATATTATGCTAAGTTTTCTGCTTTTTGCAGGAGCATTACATACTAATTTCGCACAGCTAAAAGTTCAACGATGGCCAGTATTTGTATTCGCAACACTAGGTGTATTGATGTCAACTTTTTTGGTTGGAATTATTATGTTTTATGTACTTCAATTAGTAGGATTACAAGTAGATTTTATTTACTGCTTGCTGTTTGGAGCCTTAATTTCACCAACAGATCCTATTGCAGTACTTGGAATATTGAAAAAAGCTGGAGTGCCTAAAAAACTGGAGACTAAAATTGTTGGAGAATCTTTGTTTAATGATGGTGTTGGGGTTGTTATATTTTTAACAATTTTTAAAATAGCCGAAGGAGGAAGTGATGTTACTTTAGGATACATTACTGAAATGTTTGCTGTAGAAGTACTAGGAGGAATTGTTTTAGGTTTAATTCTTGGGTGGATTACATATAGAATGATGCGCTCTATAGACGATTATGAAGTAGAGGTTATTATTACTATAGCGGCTGTAATGGGGGGAACACTTCTAGCTCAAAGTTTGCATATGTCTGCACCATTAGCAATGGTAACTGCAGGACTCATAGTTGGCAATGATACTGTTAGAAATTCTGCAATGTCTGAAATTACTGAAGCTTATGTTGATAAATTTTGGGAACTTATAGATGTGTTTTTGAATACCATTTTATTTGTAATGATTGGTATGGAAATGTTAGTATTAACATTTGAAGGTAGTTATATCATAGCTGGTTTATTAGGGATTCCAATTGTACTTTTAGCAAGATTTGTATCTCTTTGGGGGCCAATTAAATTTTTTGATAAAAAACTAGAGTTTGTTCCTAATACTAATATTATTATGACTTGGGGAGGCTTAAGAGGTGGTATTTCTATTGCATTAGCTTTAAGTTTAACTCAAGAAATGCATAAGGAATTGTTTTTAGTAATTACTTATATAATTGTAGCATTTTCAATAATAGGACAAGGTTTAACCGTAGAACCAATTGTTAAAAAACTAACAAAGCCTAAAGACTAG
- a CDS encoding DUF3298 and DUF4163 domain-containing protein — protein sequence MKTKYAALFLLIMVFSCEETTLVSFSETNTLHEDNAIIELNIPKAEGASAQAKAINKTIENHIANMLVFLEEPSDTLQLKYAIKTFDSEYKSFKDGFGENAMVWDASVDGEVTYQSSELISIAINGYINSGGAHGNLNVTFFNFDSSGTLLNLDDLFIDKEGLIKVAKTYFEEEIKGSEVNYFFGKPFSLPANIGFNDEGVVFFYNVYEIASYADGITEFTVPFEAIESFLKIY from the coding sequence TTGAAAACAAAATATGCTGCTTTATTTTTATTAATAATGGTCTTTTCTTGTGAAGAAACAACCTTAGTAAGTTTTAGTGAAACAAATACCCTTCATGAAGATAATGCTATCATAGAGCTAAACATCCCTAAAGCAGAAGGTGCTTCGGCTCAAGCTAAAGCAATTAACAAAACAATTGAAAACCATATTGCAAATATGTTGGTATTTCTTGAAGAACCCTCAGATACACTTCAATTAAAATATGCTATAAAAACCTTTGATTCTGAATATAAATCTTTTAAAGACGGTTTTGGTGAAAATGCCATGGTTTGGGATGCTAGTGTTGATGGGGAAGTGACTTACCAATCATCTGAACTTATCTCTATTGCAATAAATGGTTATATTAATTCTGGTGGTGCACATGGAAATTTAAATGTCACTTTTTTTAATTTTGACTCCTCGGGAACTCTCTTAAATCTTGATGATTTATTTATCGATAAAGAAGGTTTAATTAAGGTTGCAAAAACATATTTTGAAGAAGAAATCAAAGGCAGTGAAGTTAATTATTTTTTCGGAAAACCTTTTTCTCTTCCTGCAAATATTGGCTTTAATGACGAAGGTGTTGTCTTTTTCTATAATGTTTACGAAATAGCATCTTACGCTGATGGAATTACTGAATTTACAGTGCCTTTTGAAGCTATAGAAAGTTTCTTAAAAATTTACTAG
- a CDS encoding cystathionine gamma-synthase, with protein MKFNTKTIHGGQEHDPAYGAVMPPIYQTSTYAQSTPGGHKGFEYSRTHNPTRKALENAFASIENGNYGLAFGSGLAAIDAVIKLLEPGDEVISTNDLYGGTYRLFKHIFEKFGIKFHFVGMESVSNVEEKINANTKLIWTETPTNPMLNIIDIKALATVAKKHNVLLAVDNTFATPYLQRPLDLGADIVMHSATKYLGGHSDVVMGALMLRDEKLAEKLYFIQNASGAVCGPQDSFLVLRGIKTLHVRMQRHCENGKAVAEYLASHPKIEKVYWPGFKTHPNYNIAKEQMKDFGGMLSFTTKGNNYEKSIKIVENLKIFTLAESLGGVESLSGHPASMTHASIPKEEREKTGVVDSLIRLSVGIEDEKDLIDDLKQALSLI; from the coding sequence ATGAAGTTTAATACCAAGACCATTCATGGAGGCCAAGAACATGATCCTGCTTATGGAGCAGTAATGCCTCCAATTTATCAAACATCTACGTATGCCCAAAGTACTCCTGGAGGTCATAAAGGGTTTGAATACTCAAGAACTCACAATCCAACACGTAAGGCTCTAGAAAATGCTTTTGCAAGTATTGAAAATGGAAATTATGGTTTGGCTTTTGGCTCTGGATTAGCAGCTATTGATGCAGTAATTAAACTTTTAGAGCCTGGAGACGAGGTCATTTCTACTAACGATTTATATGGAGGAACGTATCGTTTGTTTAAGCATATTTTTGAAAAATTTGGAATTAAATTTCATTTCGTTGGAATGGAAAGTGTTTCTAATGTGGAAGAAAAAATTAATGCAAACACAAAATTAATTTGGACAGAAACACCTACAAATCCAATGCTAAATATTATTGATATAAAAGCATTAGCAACTGTAGCTAAAAAGCACAATGTGTTGTTGGCTGTCGATAATACTTTTGCAACACCATATTTACAGCGACCATTAGATTTAGGAGCAGATATAGTAATGCACTCTGCTACAAAATATTTAGGAGGCCATAGCGATGTTGTTATGGGAGCACTCATGTTAAGAGACGAAAAACTAGCCGAAAAGCTTTATTTTATTCAAAATGCAAGTGGAGCTGTATGTGGACCTCAAGACAGTTTTTTAGTACTTAGAGGCATAAAAACATTGCATGTTAGAATGCAGAGACACTGTGAAAATGGTAAAGCAGTAGCTGAATATTTAGCATCTCATCCAAAAATAGAAAAAGTGTATTGGCCTGGTTTTAAAACTCATCCAAATTATAACATAGCAAAAGAACAAATGAAAGATTTTGGAGGAATGTTATCTTTTACGACAAAAGGGAACAATTATGAAAAGTCAATTAAGATAGTTGAAAACCTAAAAATATTTACACTTGCCGAATCCTTAGGAGGTGTTGAATCACTTTCTGGTCATCCAGCTAGTATGACGCATGCAAGTATTCCTAAAGAAGAACGTGAAAAAACAGGAGTTGTAGATTCTTTAATTAGATTAAGCGTTGGAATTGAAGACGAAAAAGATTTAATAGACGATTTAAAGCAGGCGCTTAGTTTAATCTAG